Proteins from a single region of Felis catus isolate Fca126 chromosome B4, F.catus_Fca126_mat1.0, whole genome shotgun sequence:
- the RARG gene encoding retinoic acid receptor gamma isoform X3 has product MVPSSPSPPPPPRVYKPCFVCNDKSSGYHYGVSSCEGCKGFFRRSIQKNMVYTCHRDKNCIINKVTRNRCQYCRLQKCFEVGMSKEAVRNDRNKKKKEVKEEGSLDSYELSPQLEELITKVSKAHQETFPSLCQLGKYTTNSSADHRVQLDLGLWDKFSELATKCIIKIVEFAKRLPGFTGLSIADQITLLKAACLDILMLRICTRYTPEQDTMTFSDGLTLNRTQMHNAGFGPLTDLVFAFAGQLLPLEMDDTETGLLSAICLICGDRMDLEEPEKVDKLQEPLLEALRLYARRRRPSQPYMFPRMLMKITDLRGISTKGAERAITLKMEIPGPMPPLIREMLENPEMFEDDSSQPGPHPKASSEDEVPRGQGKGACSPQPDQGP; this is encoded by the exons ATGGTGCCCAGCTCGCCCTCGCCCCCTCCACCTCCTCGGGTCTACAAGCCGTGCTTCGTGTGCAATGACAAGTCCTCTGGCTACCACTATGGGGTCAGCTCCTGTGAAGGCTGCAAG gGCTTCTTCCGCCGCAGCATCCAGAAGAACATGGTGTACACGTGTCACCGCGACAAAAACTGTATCATCAACAAGGTGACGCGGAATCGCTGCCAGTACTGCCGGCTACAGAAGTGCTTCGAAGTGGGCATGTCCAAAGAAG CTGTGCGGAATGACCggaataagaagaagaaagaggtgaAGGAAGAAGGGTCGCTTGACAGCTATGAGCTGAGCCCTCAGTTAGAAGAGCTCATCACCAAGGTCAGCAAAGCTCATCAGGAGACCTTCCCCTCACTCTGCCAGCTGGGCAAATACACCACG AACTCCAGTGCAGACCACCGGGTGCAGCTGGATCTGGGGCTGTGGGACAAGTTCAGTGAGCTGGCCACCAAGTGCATCATCAAGATCGTGGAGTTTGCCAAGCGGCTGCCTGGCTTTACAGGGCTCAGCATTGCTGACCAGATCACTCTGCTCAAGGCTGCCTGCCTAGACATCCTG ATGCTGCGGATCTGCACAAGGTACACCCCGGAGCAGGACACCATGACCTTCTCTGATGGGCTGACTCTGAACCGGACACAGATGCACAACGCCGGCTTTGGGCCCCTCACAGACCTCGTCTTTGCCTTTGCTGGGCAGCTCCTGCCACTGGAGATGGATGACACGGAGACAGGACTGCTCAGCGCCATCTGCCTCATCTGCGGAG ACCGCATGGACCTGGAGGAACCTGAAAAAGTAGACAAGCTGCAGGAGCCACTGCTGGAAGCCCTGAGGCTCTATGCCCGCCGGCGGCGGCCCAGCCAGCCCTACATGTTCCCAAGGATGCTCATGAAGATCACTGACCTCCGGGGCATCAGCACCAAGG GAGCAGAAAGGGCCATTACCCTGAAGATGGAGATTCCAGGCCCGATGCCTCCCCTAATCCGAGAGATGCTGGAGAACCCTGAAATGTTTGAGGACGACTCCTCGCAGCCTGGTCCCCATCCCAAGGCCTCTAGCGAGGATGAGGTTCCCCGGGGTCAGGGCAAAGGGGCCTGCAGCCCCCAGCCTGACCAGGGCCCCTGA
- the RARG gene encoding retinoic acid receptor gamma isoform X2 encodes MYDCMETFAPGPRRLYGASGPGAGLLRRATGSSCFAGFESFAWPQPASLQSVETQSTSSEEMVPSSPSPPPPPRVYKPCFVCNDKSSGYHYGVSSCEGCKGFFRRSIQKNMVYTCHRDKNCIINKVTRNRCQYCRLQKCFEVGMSKEAVRNDRNKKKKEVKEEGSLDSYELSPQLEELITKVSKAHQETFPSLCQLGKYTTNSSADHRVQLDLGLWDKFSELATKCIIKIVEFAKRLPGFTGLSIADQITLLKAACLDILMLRICTRYTPEQDTMTFSDGLTLNRTQMHNAGFGPLTDLVFAFAGQLLPLEMDDTETGLLSAICLICGDRMDLEEPEKVDKLQEPLLEALRLYARRRRPSQPYMFPRMLMKITDLRGISTKGAERAITLKMEIPGPMPPLIREMLENPEMFEDDSSQPGPHPKASSEDEVPRGQGKGACSPQPDQGP; translated from the exons ATGTACGACTGCATGGAAACATTTGCCCCGGGTCCGCGACGGCTGTACGGGGCGTCGGGGCCCGGGGCCGGCTTGCTGCGCAGAGCCACGGGCAGCTCCTGTTTCGCCGGATTTGAGTCTTTTGCCTGGCCGCAACCCGCCAGTCTGCAAT CGGTGGAGACGCAGAGCACTAGCTCAGAGGAGATGGTGCCCAGCTCGCCCTCGCCCCCTCCACCTCCTCGGGTCTACAAGCCGTGCTTCGTGTGCAATGACAAGTCCTCTGGCTACCACTATGGGGTCAGCTCCTGTGAAGGCTGCAAG gGCTTCTTCCGCCGCAGCATCCAGAAGAACATGGTGTACACGTGTCACCGCGACAAAAACTGTATCATCAACAAGGTGACGCGGAATCGCTGCCAGTACTGCCGGCTACAGAAGTGCTTCGAAGTGGGCATGTCCAAAGAAG CTGTGCGGAATGACCggaataagaagaagaaagaggtgaAGGAAGAAGGGTCGCTTGACAGCTATGAGCTGAGCCCTCAGTTAGAAGAGCTCATCACCAAGGTCAGCAAAGCTCATCAGGAGACCTTCCCCTCACTCTGCCAGCTGGGCAAATACACCACG AACTCCAGTGCAGACCACCGGGTGCAGCTGGATCTGGGGCTGTGGGACAAGTTCAGTGAGCTGGCCACCAAGTGCATCATCAAGATCGTGGAGTTTGCCAAGCGGCTGCCTGGCTTTACAGGGCTCAGCATTGCTGACCAGATCACTCTGCTCAAGGCTGCCTGCCTAGACATCCTG ATGCTGCGGATCTGCACAAGGTACACCCCGGAGCAGGACACCATGACCTTCTCTGATGGGCTGACTCTGAACCGGACACAGATGCACAACGCCGGCTTTGGGCCCCTCACAGACCTCGTCTTTGCCTTTGCTGGGCAGCTCCTGCCACTGGAGATGGATGACACGGAGACAGGACTGCTCAGCGCCATCTGCCTCATCTGCGGAG ACCGCATGGACCTGGAGGAACCTGAAAAAGTAGACAAGCTGCAGGAGCCACTGCTGGAAGCCCTGAGGCTCTATGCCCGCCGGCGGCGGCCCAGCCAGCCCTACATGTTCCCAAGGATGCTCATGAAGATCACTGACCTCCGGGGCATCAGCACCAAGG GAGCAGAAAGGGCCATTACCCTGAAGATGGAGATTCCAGGCCCGATGCCTCCCCTAATCCGAGAGATGCTGGAGAACCCTGAAATGTTTGAGGACGACTCCTCGCAGCCTGGTCCCCATCCCAAGGCCTCTAGCGAGGATGAGGTTCCCCGGGGTCAGGGCAAAGGGGCCTGCAGCCCCCAGCCTGACCAGGGCCCCTGA
- the RARG gene encoding retinoic acid receptor gamma isoform X1 has translation MATNKERLFAAAGVLGPGSGYPGAGFPFAFPGALRGSPPFEMLSPSFRGLGQPDLPKEMASLSVETQSTSSEEMVPSSPSPPPPPRVYKPCFVCNDKSSGYHYGVSSCEGCKGFFRRSIQKNMVYTCHRDKNCIINKVTRNRCQYCRLQKCFEVGMSKEAVRNDRNKKKKEVKEEGSLDSYELSPQLEELITKVSKAHQETFPSLCQLGKYTTNSSADHRVQLDLGLWDKFSELATKCIIKIVEFAKRLPGFTGLSIADQITLLKAACLDILMLRICTRYTPEQDTMTFSDGLTLNRTQMHNAGFGPLTDLVFAFAGQLLPLEMDDTETGLLSAICLICGDRMDLEEPEKVDKLQEPLLEALRLYARRRRPSQPYMFPRMLMKITDLRGISTKGAERAITLKMEIPGPMPPLIREMLENPEMFEDDSSQPGPHPKASSEDEVPRGQGKGACSPQPDQGP, from the exons ATGGCCACCAATAAGGAACGACTCTTTGCAGCGGCTGGTGTCCTGGGGCCTGGATCTGGCTACCCAGGGGCTGGCTTCCCCTTTGCCTTCCCAGGGGCTCTCAGGGGGTCTCCACCTTTCGAGATGCTGAGTCCTAGCTTCCGGGGCCTGGGCCAGCCTGACCTCCCCAAGGAGATGGCCTCTCTGT CGGTGGAGACGCAGAGCACTAGCTCAGAGGAGATGGTGCCCAGCTCGCCCTCGCCCCCTCCACCTCCTCGGGTCTACAAGCCGTGCTTCGTGTGCAATGACAAGTCCTCTGGCTACCACTATGGGGTCAGCTCCTGTGAAGGCTGCAAG gGCTTCTTCCGCCGCAGCATCCAGAAGAACATGGTGTACACGTGTCACCGCGACAAAAACTGTATCATCAACAAGGTGACGCGGAATCGCTGCCAGTACTGCCGGCTACAGAAGTGCTTCGAAGTGGGCATGTCCAAAGAAG CTGTGCGGAATGACCggaataagaagaagaaagaggtgaAGGAAGAAGGGTCGCTTGACAGCTATGAGCTGAGCCCTCAGTTAGAAGAGCTCATCACCAAGGTCAGCAAAGCTCATCAGGAGACCTTCCCCTCACTCTGCCAGCTGGGCAAATACACCACG AACTCCAGTGCAGACCACCGGGTGCAGCTGGATCTGGGGCTGTGGGACAAGTTCAGTGAGCTGGCCACCAAGTGCATCATCAAGATCGTGGAGTTTGCCAAGCGGCTGCCTGGCTTTACAGGGCTCAGCATTGCTGACCAGATCACTCTGCTCAAGGCTGCCTGCCTAGACATCCTG ATGCTGCGGATCTGCACAAGGTACACCCCGGAGCAGGACACCATGACCTTCTCTGATGGGCTGACTCTGAACCGGACACAGATGCACAACGCCGGCTTTGGGCCCCTCACAGACCTCGTCTTTGCCTTTGCTGGGCAGCTCCTGCCACTGGAGATGGATGACACGGAGACAGGACTGCTCAGCGCCATCTGCCTCATCTGCGGAG ACCGCATGGACCTGGAGGAACCTGAAAAAGTAGACAAGCTGCAGGAGCCACTGCTGGAAGCCCTGAGGCTCTATGCCCGCCGGCGGCGGCCCAGCCAGCCCTACATGTTCCCAAGGATGCTCATGAAGATCACTGACCTCCGGGGCATCAGCACCAAGG GAGCAGAAAGGGCCATTACCCTGAAGATGGAGATTCCAGGCCCGATGCCTCCCCTAATCCGAGAGATGCTGGAGAACCCTGAAATGTTTGAGGACGACTCCTCGCAGCCTGGTCCCCATCCCAAGGCCTCTAGCGAGGATGAGGTTCCCCGGGGTCAGGGCAAAGGGGCCTGCAGCCCCCAGCCTGACCAGGGCCCCTGA